From the genome of Grus americana isolate bGruAme1 chromosome 9, bGruAme1.mat, whole genome shotgun sequence, one region includes:
- the LOC129210257 gene encoding transcription cofactor HES-6-like isoform X1, with translation MAPSFRPGKGRPPRGDEDCAEPRADRKTRKPLVEKKRRARINESLQELRLLLADSEFQAKLENAEVLELTVRRVQAVLERRSLGECRRGGGGGGPARPAPHPAPLSVSRGAEGGRLHREASERFAAGYIQCMHEVHTFVSSCPGIDATTAAELLNHLLESMPLNEGSFPDLIADVLADPSLGPWPGGEALSPAAEASLGLTLPASAPSPSPSEETCSDSDEAEAEPGQTSTDGLDVSQTQGLPSPSLPKSMWRPW, from the exons ATGGCGCCCTCCTTCCGGCCCGGCAAGGGCCGCCCGCCGCGGGGGGACGAGGACTGCGCGGAGCCCAGGGCCGACAGGAAG ACGAGGAAGCCGCTGGTGGAAAAGAAGCGCCGGGCGCGGATCAACGAGAgcctgcaggagctgcggctgctgctggcCGACAGCGAG TTTCAGGCGAAGCTGGAGAACGCGGAGGTGCTGGAGCTGACGGTGCGGCGGGTGCAGGCCGTGCTGGAGCGCCGCTCCCTCGGTGAGTGCcggcggggcggtggcggcggggggccggcccggcccgcgccTCACCCCGCTCCCCTCTCTGTCTCCCGCGGCGCAGAGGGCGGGCGGCTGCACCGCGAAGCCAGCGAGCGCTTCGCCGCCGGCTACATCCAGTGCATGCACGAGGTGCACACCTTCGTCTCCAGCTGCCCCGGCATCGACGCCACCACGGCCGCCGAGCTGCTCAACCATCTGCTGGAGTCCATGCCCCTCAACGAGGGCAGCTTCCCGGACTTGATCGCGGACGTTTTGGCAGATCCGTCCCTCGGCCCCTGGCCCGGCGGCGAGGCGTTGTCCCCAGCGGCCGAGGCCTCCCTGGGCCTCACTCTCCCTGCCTCAGCACCCTCGCCCTCCCCCAGCGAAGAGACCTGCTCCGACTCGGACGAGGCGGAGGCCGAGCCGGGCCAGACCTCCACTGACGGACTGGACGTGTCCCAGACGCAGGGCCTGCCTTCGCCTAGCTTACCCAAATCGATGTGGAGACCCTGGTAA
- the LOC129210257 gene encoding transcription cofactor HES-6-like isoform X2 has protein sequence MAPSFRPGKGRPPRGDEDCAEPRADRKTRKPLVEKKRRARINESLQELRLLLADSEFQAKLENAEVLELTVRRVQAVLERRSLEGGRLHREASERFAAGYIQCMHEVHTFVSSCPGIDATTAAELLNHLLESMPLNEGSFPDLIADVLADPSLGPWPGGEALSPAAEASLGLTLPASAPSPSPSEETCSDSDEAEAEPGQTSTDGLDVSQTQGLPSPSLPKSMWRPW, from the exons ATGGCGCCCTCCTTCCGGCCCGGCAAGGGCCGCCCGCCGCGGGGGGACGAGGACTGCGCGGAGCCCAGGGCCGACAGGAAG ACGAGGAAGCCGCTGGTGGAAAAGAAGCGCCGGGCGCGGATCAACGAGAgcctgcaggagctgcggctgctgctggcCGACAGCGAG TTTCAGGCGAAGCTGGAGAACGCGGAGGTGCTGGAGCTGACGGTGCGGCGGGTGCAGGCCGTGCTGGAGCGCCGCTCCCTCG AGGGCGGGCGGCTGCACCGCGAAGCCAGCGAGCGCTTCGCCGCCGGCTACATCCAGTGCATGCACGAGGTGCACACCTTCGTCTCCAGCTGCCCCGGCATCGACGCCACCACGGCCGCCGAGCTGCTCAACCATCTGCTGGAGTCCATGCCCCTCAACGAGGGCAGCTTCCCGGACTTGATCGCGGACGTTTTGGCAGATCCGTCCCTCGGCCCCTGGCCCGGCGGCGAGGCGTTGTCCCCAGCGGCCGAGGCCTCCCTGGGCCTCACTCTCCCTGCCTCAGCACCCTCGCCCTCCCCCAGCGAAGAGACCTGCTCCGACTCGGACGAGGCGGAGGCCGAGCCGGGCCAGACCTCCACTGACGGACTGGACGTGTCCCAGACGCAGGGCCTGCCTTCGCCTAGCTTACCCAAATCGATGTGGAGACCCTGGTAA